In Euzebya rosea, one genomic interval encodes:
- a CDS encoding TetR/AcrR family transcriptional regulator, giving the protein MATRRALVEAALELFEAKGVEGTSVDEITAAATVAKGTFYVHFQRKQDVLLEWAAELMEDVDTDTLPEDAPEALQVLGQRLAEQMMNGPRALRGRMVREVVGNSADWMRVLDDRATLGAKIMPIVERGQAAGTIRDDMTPRRLSMALTNLWLDNVVGWAERPDARPLPEALDLVTELFLGGAGVGR; this is encoded by the coding sequence ATGGCCACGCGCCGTGCCCTGGTCGAGGCTGCCCTGGAGCTGTTCGAGGCCAAGGGGGTGGAGGGCACGTCCGTGGACGAGATCACGGCTGCGGCCACCGTGGCCAAGGGCACCTTCTACGTGCACTTCCAGCGCAAGCAGGACGTGCTGCTGGAATGGGCGGCGGAGCTGATGGAGGACGTCGACACCGACACCCTGCCCGAGGACGCCCCCGAGGCGCTGCAGGTCCTCGGACAGCGGCTGGCCGAGCAGATGATGAACGGCCCGCGTGCCCTGCGCGGCCGGATGGTGCGCGAGGTCGTCGGCAACTCCGCGGACTGGATGCGGGTGCTGGACGACCGCGCCACCCTGGGTGCCAAGATCATGCCCATCGTCGAGCGTGGGCAGGCCGCGGGGACCATCCGCGACGACATGACCCCTCGCCGGCTGTCGATGGCGTTGACGAACCTGTGGCTGGACAACGTCGTCGGGTGGGCGGAACGCCCCGACGCCCGCCCCCTGCCGGAGGCGCTGGACCTCGTGACCGAGCTGTTCCTGGGTGGAGCGGGCGTTGGCCGCTGA
- a CDS encoding amidase — protein sequence MRPADLSVPDLAAAVAAGTVSAREAVLDALGAIDAHDEVLNAVVAVDRDGALAAADDIDQQVVDGTPLPPYAGVPMLVKDLSNARGLPTTFGTASMASFAPPFDDHTVSRMREAGFVVVGKTNVPELGSLPWTEPTLHGPARNPWAPDRTPGGSSGGAAAAVAAGYMAAAHGSDGGGSLRIPAACCGVVGLKPSRGRVSHAPLFGDQVMGYVTQGSIGRRVVDAAALLDAIQGYASGDPYHLPTPDRPFVEEVATDPGRLRVGVLPSVPWSLPDADVADAVAATAGRLEDLGHIVEPVRVSIPADVPDRFTRIWAASLAANPIPQDRLEPHNRAFAATGEAMSAPALLRDFTALQLVARSVVTAFEGHDVVLAPVTSRPALRIGELDDLSHDDLLAEVARWIGPCPLVNVTGQPAISLPVARTGAGLPVGVQLVGRPADEATVLRLAGQLEQVIGWADHRPDPTGWTLPAEG from the coding sequence ATGCGCCCTGCCGACCTGTCCGTGCCCGACCTGGCTGCCGCCGTCGCTGCGGGGACCGTGTCGGCCCGCGAGGCCGTGCTCGACGCGCTGGGGGCGATCGACGCCCACGACGAGGTGCTCAACGCCGTCGTGGCGGTCGACCGCGACGGGGCGTTGGCCGCCGCCGACGACATCGACCAGCAGGTGGTGGACGGCACGCCGCTGCCGCCGTACGCCGGCGTGCCGATGCTCGTCAAGGACCTGTCCAACGCCCGCGGGCTGCCCACCACGTTCGGGACCGCGTCGATGGCCTCCTTCGCGCCGCCCTTCGACGACCACACCGTGTCACGGATGCGCGAGGCCGGGTTCGTCGTCGTCGGCAAGACCAACGTGCCCGAGCTCGGCAGCCTGCCGTGGACCGAGCCGACGCTGCACGGCCCGGCACGCAACCCGTGGGCTCCGGACCGCACGCCCGGTGGGTCCAGCGGTGGCGCCGCTGCGGCGGTGGCGGCGGGGTATATGGCGGCTGCCCACGGGTCCGACGGCGGTGGGTCGCTGCGCATCCCGGCGGCCTGCTGTGGCGTGGTCGGCCTGAAGCCGTCGCGAGGCCGGGTCAGCCATGCGCCCCTGTTCGGCGACCAGGTCATGGGATACGTCACGCAGGGGTCCATCGGCCGTCGGGTCGTCGACGCAGCCGCCCTTCTCGACGCCATCCAGGGCTACGCCAGCGGTGACCCCTACCACCTGCCGACGCCGGACCGGCCGTTCGTCGAGGAGGTCGCCACCGACCCGGGTCGCCTGCGCGTCGGGGTGCTGCCCTCGGTGCCGTGGTCGCTGCCCGACGCCGACGTGGCCGACGCCGTGGCCGCGACCGCGGGCCGGCTGGAGGACCTCGGGCACATCGTCGAGCCCGTCCGGGTCAGCATCCCCGCCGACGTGCCCGACCGGTTCACCCGCATCTGGGCGGCATCCCTGGCGGCCAACCCGATCCCGCAGGACCGGCTCGAACCCCACAACCGGGCGTTCGCGGCCACCGGCGAGGCCATGTCCGCTCCGGCGCTGCTGCGCGACTTCACCGCCCTTCAGCTGGTCGCGCGGTCGGTCGTGACCGCCTTCGAGGGCCACGACGTCGTCCTCGCGCCGGTGACCAGCCGGCCCGCCCTGCGCATCGGCGAGCTCGACGACCTGTCCCACGACGACCTGCTGGCCGAGGTCGCCCGCTGGATCGGGCCGTGCCCGCTGGTCAACGTGACCGGCCAGCCGGCGATCTCCCTGCCGGTGGCCCGGACGGGGGCCGGGCTGCCGGTGGGCGTGCAGCTGGTCGGCCGGCCCGCCGACGAGGCGACGGTGCTGCGGCTGGCCGGACAGCTGGAGCAGGTGATCGGCTGGGCCGACCACCGTCCGGACCCCACCGGATGGACCCTCCCCGCGGAGGGCTGA
- a CDS encoding arsenate reductase family protein — MSDLQMFTSPKHKVARKAERFFKERGLKFHAVDVRQKPPSPGELKKWVQKFGVDAVLDKTSKTYTEGGLRYFSAGPDDWVERMCREPEVLNLPLIRCGKDLSVGDDPAAWARFVEAIKGR; from the coding sequence ATGAGCGACCTGCAGATGTTCACCAGCCCCAAGCACAAGGTGGCCCGAAAGGCCGAGCGCTTCTTCAAGGAACGCGGCCTGAAGTTCCATGCCGTCGACGTGCGGCAGAAGCCCCCGTCGCCGGGCGAGCTGAAGAAGTGGGTGCAGAAGTTCGGGGTCGACGCGGTCCTCGACAAGACATCGAAGACCTACACCGAGGGTGGGTTGCGGTACTTCTCCGCGGGCCCCGACGACTGGGTCGAACGCATGTGCCGCGAACCCGAGGTGCTGAACCTGCCGCTGATCCGCTGTGGCAAGGACCTGTCGGTGGGCGACGACCCGGCGGCGTGGGCCCGGTTCGTGGAGGCGATCAAGGGGCGCTGA
- a CDS encoding HAD family hydrolase, whose amino-acid sequence MAADRWICLDIGETLIDETRVWSTWASVLGVTPLVLMATMGAEIAAGRSYDSALTRIDPTWPDRMEEKESAYGGFRPDDLYPDALPALDAYRRAGLGVAVIGNQPSSRTAELRAIGVRPDVMAMSDELGVSKPDPAFFAAALHAMGDVPADRVTYVGDRVDNDVIAASEAGLRTIHLRRGPWGLLGPRADGRADAVVDGLLEILDHI is encoded by the coding sequence TTGGCCGCTGACCGATGGATCTGCCTCGACATCGGCGAGACGCTGATCGACGAGACACGGGTGTGGTCGACGTGGGCGAGCGTCCTCGGCGTGACCCCGCTCGTGCTGATGGCGACCATGGGTGCCGAGATCGCCGCCGGCCGCTCCTACGACTCGGCCCTGACCCGGATCGACCCGACCTGGCCGGACCGCATGGAGGAGAAGGAGTCCGCGTACGGCGGGTTCCGGCCGGACGACCTCTACCCCGACGCGTTGCCGGCGCTGGACGCCTACCGCCGTGCGGGACTGGGTGTGGCCGTCATCGGCAACCAGCCGTCCAGCCGCACCGCCGAGCTGCGGGCGATCGGTGTCCGTCCCGACGTGATGGCCATGTCCGACGAGCTGGGAGTCAGCAAGCCCGACCCGGCGTTCTTCGCCGCGGCCCTGCACGCCATGGGTGACGTGCCCGCGGACCGGGTCACCTACGTGGGTGACCGAGTCGACAACGACGTGATCGCCGCGTCCGAGGCGGGCCTGCGCACGATCCACCTGCGCCGCGGACCGTGGGGACTGCTGGGCCCCCGGGCCGACGGGCGTGCCGATGCCGTGGTCGACGGGCTGCTGGAGATCCTCGACCACATCTGA